One genomic segment of Rhizobium viscosum includes these proteins:
- a CDS encoding hybrid sensor histidine kinase/response regulator, translating into MQSMAQLQERLSAAFGGAAVRACRGRTAGELMSPATLRSLHPLLFHWLGGAGLISAILLLLLSHWGGPLMAGLGLILIAAIAGYLALLFRNGNRSSGRSPEAPDRVDATGLLGTVHDVLGDIVVTRMMDRRIIGANETFRHLTGRAKPEGQTCEEIGLAFRPGPQPHRYDVEISTPAGQRIFLWHDVVTRDPANGRLLLQSIARDVTEERLAAESREEARQKAEYNSAAKSRLLATVSHEIRTPLSGILGMAHLISETKLTQEQQNYLTSIRQSGHALTQLVEDLLDFSTIEVGRFQLRPRSESLRKLVESVVEMLAHRAHEKGIEIGATVSADVTELMSFDPARLRQVLFNVIGNAVKFTQTGGVFIRVSRAAGELSITVTDTGPGMTAEEQARIFGEFEQGGSLVQKSNGTGLGLAISARIIREFGGSLTVASERGKGSQFTIRFPVEFSEEDTATRNTLLAGNSIVLLAPAGAARTAIAETIRTLGGRCHLVAGGEAARESLLSLARSGDRPTDIIVDHRMSDEFSLHIADRTEIAALGLRKVLLVNPEERNSYSLDLFDAWLIRPLREQSLIDVLRGRMRGMEKRDALNDNQPGLGPSIAERTAMGGGLSVLLGEDDPINAMLVRVMLEKGGHSVRHVDDFETLLDFALGDDRPDIIISDLSMPGGNGIDMLGRLRGHERRLDLQPVPVIVLTADKSDESRRQVLLNGANRVMVKPVDPVRLLTEVQAVVALSARRAEAR; encoded by the coding sequence ATGCAAAGTATGGCGCAGTTACAGGAACGATTGTCCGCCGCATTCGGCGGAGCCGCCGTTAGGGCCTGTCGAGGCCGGACGGCGGGTGAATTGATGTCGCCGGCTACCCTTCGCTCCCTGCATCCATTGCTCTTTCATTGGCTCGGCGGAGCAGGTCTCATTTCGGCGATCCTGCTGCTATTGCTTTCTCATTGGGGCGGCCCGCTCATGGCAGGCCTCGGCCTTATCCTGATCGCCGCGATTGCAGGCTATCTTGCCCTTCTTTTCAGAAACGGAAACCGGTCCAGCGGCCGTAGCCCGGAAGCGCCGGACCGCGTCGATGCGACCGGCCTGCTCGGCACGGTCCATGACGTGCTTGGCGATATCGTCGTCACCCGCATGATGGACCGGCGCATCATCGGCGCCAACGAGACATTCCGCCACTTGACCGGGCGCGCCAAACCCGAAGGCCAGACCTGTGAGGAGATCGGCCTTGCCTTCCGTCCCGGCCCGCAGCCGCATCGGTACGATGTGGAGATTTCGACACCGGCCGGACAGCGCATCTTTCTCTGGCACGATGTCGTGACTCGTGATCCGGCAAACGGACGACTGCTTCTGCAGAGCATCGCGCGCGACGTGACTGAAGAGCGGCTTGCGGCCGAAAGCCGCGAGGAGGCGCGGCAGAAGGCGGAATATAACAGCGCCGCCAAATCTCGGCTGCTCGCCACTGTCAGCCACGAAATCCGCACGCCCCTATCCGGCATTCTCGGTATGGCGCATCTGATTTCTGAAACAAAGCTGACGCAGGAACAGCAAAACTATCTGACCAGCATCCGCCAGTCCGGCCATGCACTGACGCAACTGGTCGAGGATCTGCTCGACTTCTCCACCATCGAGGTTGGCCGTTTCCAGCTCCGCCCGCGATCGGAATCGCTGCGCAAGCTCGTCGAAAGCGTCGTGGAAATGCTGGCGCATCGCGCCCATGAAAAGGGTATCGAGATCGGCGCTACGGTCTCCGCCGATGTGACGGAGCTGATGAGCTTCGATCCGGCACGGTTGCGACAGGTGCTTTTCAACGTCATCGGCAATGCAGTGAAATTCACGCAGACCGGCGGCGTCTTCATTCGCGTCTCCAGGGCGGCCGGCGAGCTGTCGATTACCGTCACGGATACCGGACCTGGCATGACGGCGGAGGAACAGGCGCGCATATTCGGGGAATTCGAACAGGGCGGCTCGCTTGTCCAGAAGAGCAACGGCACAGGCCTCGGCCTTGCAATCTCCGCCCGCATCATACGCGAATTCGGCGGCTCGCTGACAGTTGCAAGCGAGAGGGGCAAGGGCAGCCAGTTCACCATCCGCTTTCCTGTCGAGTTTTCGGAAGAGGATACAGCCACCCGAAATACATTGCTGGCGGGAAACAGCATCGTGCTGCTCGCTCCGGCCGGTGCAGCGCGCACGGCAATCGCCGAAACGATCAGGACGCTCGGCGGGCGTTGCCACCTCGTCGCTGGTGGCGAGGCGGCGCGCGAAAGCCTGCTGTCGCTTGCCCGCAGCGGCGACCGGCCGACCGATATCATCGTCGATCACCGCATGTCGGACGAATTCTCGCTGCATATCGCCGATCGCACGGAGATCGCCGCACTCGGCCTGCGCAAGGTGCTGCTCGTCAATCCGGAAGAACGTAACTCCTATTCGCTCGACCTCTTCGATGCGTGGCTGATCCGGCCGCTGCGCGAGCAGTCGCTGATCGACGTGCTGCGCGGACGCATGCGCGGTATGGAAAAGCGCGATGCGCTGAACGACAATCAGCCCGGGCTCGGCCCTTCCATCGCAGAACGGACGGCGATGGGCGGCGGTCTTTCCGTCCTCCTCGGCGAGGACGATCCGATCAACGCCATGCTGGTGCGCGTCATGCTGGAAAAAGGCGGCCATTCCGTCAGGCATGTGGATGATTTCGAAACCCTGCTCGATTTTGCGCTGGGTGACGACAGGCCCGACATCATCATCAGCGATCTCTCCATGCCTGGCGGCAACGGCATCGACATGCTCGGACGCCTGCGCGGACACGAACGACGGCTTGATCTTCAGCCCGTACCGGTCATTGTCCTGACTGCGGACAAGAGCGATGAATCGCGGCGACAGGTCTTGCTCAACGGCGCCAATCGCGTCATGGTAAAACCGGTGGATCCGGTCAGGTTGCTCACCGAAGTGCAGGCGGTTGTTGCTCTTTCAGCCCGACGGGCTGAGGCGCGCTAA
- a CDS encoding GNAT family N-acetyltransferase has protein sequence MSVDILNCDAAAEAARPSTAAAPKEGDVLGRIGNLETRLARSAREIDAAQAVRYRVFVEEMKAQLPAEAMRRERDFDAYDAFCDHLLVLDRSIEGDAEDQIVGTYRLLRQDVAMANGGFYSASEFAIDALIARHPDKRFMELGRSCVLPEYRTKRTVELLWQGNWAYALKHGMSAMFGCASFPGVHPESHALALSFLYHSVLAKGEWAVGALPHLARDMDLMPAEGVNPKKALMALPPLIKGYLRLGAMVGSSAVVDQAFNTTDVLIVLPISSISDRYLNYYGADAGRFAS, from the coding sequence ATGTCTGTTGACATCCTTAATTGTGACGCTGCTGCCGAGGCCGCTCGGCCGTCGACGGCTGCCGCCCCGAAGGAAGGCGATGTTCTCGGCCGCATCGGCAATCTGGAGACCCGCCTTGCCCGCAGCGCGCGTGAGATCGATGCTGCGCAGGCCGTGCGCTACCGTGTTTTCGTTGAGGAAATGAAGGCCCAGCTGCCTGCGGAAGCGATGCGCCGCGAGCGGGACTTCGATGCTTATGACGCCTTTTGCGACCACCTTCTCGTTCTCGACCGCTCGATCGAGGGCGATGCTGAAGACCAGATTGTCGGCACTTATCGCCTGCTGAGGCAAGATGTCGCCATGGCGAATGGCGGTTTTTACTCGGCTTCGGAATTTGCGATCGACGCGCTCATTGCGCGCCATCCCGACAAGCGCTTCATGGAACTCGGACGCTCCTGTGTGCTGCCGGAATACCGCACCAAGCGCACGGTCGAACTGCTCTGGCAGGGTAATTGGGCCTATGCGCTGAAGCACGGCATGAGCGCCATGTTCGGCTGCGCATCCTTCCCGGGCGTGCATCCTGAAAGCCACGCGCTGGCGCTATCCTTCCTCTATCACAGCGTGCTCGCCAAAGGCGAATGGGCCGTCGGCGCCCTGCCGCATCTCGCGCGCGATATGGACCTGATGCCGGCCGAAGGCGTCAATCCGAAAAAGGCGCTGATGGCGTTACCGCCGCTCATCAAGGGTTACCTGCGCCTTGGCGCGATGGTCGGCTCCAGTGCGGTCGTCGACCAGGCGTTCAATACGACCGACGTGCTGATCGTGCTGCCGATCTCCAGTATCTCCGACCGGTATCTCAATTATTATGGCGCGGACGCTGGGCGCTTCGCGAGCTGA
- a CDS encoding bleomycin resistance protein has protein sequence MPNFENLRKKAKQFKRWHQDRYYPVAAEIRHWLARYRHLDDQQILDLGFKLADAQELVAAQAGFESWAALKKGLTEMSATDQRKSASQPTLLDAQPQLFVDDIQAACDFYSQKLGFTIAFTYGEPPFYAQVVRGAARLNLRHVDMPAFHPELRQRERDILSATITLDDVKALFLEYTANSVPFHQPLRLEPWGARTFIVCDPDGNLIAFAG, from the coding sequence ATGCCAAATTTTGAAAACCTCAGGAAGAAAGCCAAGCAATTCAAGCGCTGGCACCAGGATCGTTATTATCCTGTCGCCGCAGAGATCCGCCATTGGCTTGCCCGCTACCGCCATCTCGATGACCAACAAATCCTCGATCTTGGGTTCAAGCTCGCGGATGCGCAGGAACTGGTGGCTGCACAGGCGGGATTTGAAAGCTGGGCGGCGCTGAAAAAAGGGCTCACGGAGATGAGTGCAACCGATCAACGGAAATCCGCTTCCCAACCGACATTGCTTGACGCACAGCCGCAGCTTTTTGTGGACGATATCCAGGCCGCCTGCGATTTCTATTCACAGAAGCTCGGCTTCACGATCGCCTTTACCTACGGCGAACCGCCGTTTTATGCGCAAGTCGTTCGCGGTGCGGCGAGGCTCAATCTTCGCCACGTCGACATGCCTGCCTTCCATCCCGAACTTCGTCAGCGCGAGAGGGACATCCTGTCCGCGACGATCACGCTTGATGATGTGAAGGCGCTTTTTCTCGAATACACCGCAAACAGCGTCCCGTTTCATCAGCCGCTGAGGCTGGAGCCCTGGGGTGCGAGAACATTCATCGTATGCGATCCGGATGGAAATCTGATCGCTTTTGCAGGCTAA
- a CDS encoding NADP-dependent malic enzyme: MSQMEKKERPVTSVTDKEALEFHAMGRPGKLEINPTKPMATQRDLSLAYSPGVAVPVKAIATDPATAYDYTTRGNMVAVISNGTAILGLGNLGALASKPVMEGKSVLFKRFADVDSIDLEVDTENVDEFINCVRFLGPSFGGINLEDIKAPDCFVIESRLRELMDIPVFHDDQHGTAIIAAAGLINALELTGRDLKTTKLVCNGAGAAAIACVELIKSMGFAPENIILCDTKGVIYQGRTEGMNQWKSAHAAKTDTRTLEEAMKGADVVFGLSQKGAFSEEMIGSMADRPIIFAMANPDPEIAPEEVARIRDDAIMATGRSDYPNQVNNVLGFPYIFRGALDVRASTINDAMKIAAVKALASLAREDVPDDVAAAYQGNRPRFGAQYIIPVPFDPRLISAIPAAVAEAAIESGVARKIITDMAGYKRELSARRDPIASTLASLYERVRRHPKRVVFAEAEEEQVMRAAMSYANQQLGTAILLGREDLIRATAERAGIDLNRPGLEIVNARISTRVEAYIDYLYARLQRKGYLHRDAQRLIHNDRNHFAATMVALGDADGMVTGITRNYSTALEDVRRCIDHKPGHRVIGVSIALCRGRTVFVADTAVHDMPTAEELADIAEEAAGLARRMGYQPRVALLAYSTFGHPSGERSERVREAVKILDRRRVDFEYDGEMAADVALNRKVMEQYPFCRLSGPANVLVMPAFHSASISTKMLQELGGSTVIGPILVGLDKAVQITSMGAKDSDIVNMAAIAAYAAGS; encoded by the coding sequence ATGTCGCAGATGGAGAAGAAAGAACGGCCGGTGACCTCTGTTACCGACAAGGAAGCGCTCGAATTTCACGCGATGGGTCGGCCCGGCAAGCTGGAGATCAATCCGACCAAGCCGATGGCGACGCAGCGCGACCTCTCGCTGGCCTATTCTCCCGGTGTCGCGGTGCCGGTCAAAGCCATCGCCACCGATCCGGCCACTGCCTACGACTATACGACCCGCGGCAATATGGTTGCCGTCATCTCCAACGGAACGGCCATCCTTGGCCTCGGCAATCTCGGAGCGCTGGCTTCCAAGCCGGTCATGGAAGGCAAATCGGTCCTCTTCAAGCGTTTTGCCGATGTCGATTCCATCGACCTTGAAGTCGATACGGAAAATGTCGACGAATTCATCAATTGCGTGCGTTTCCTCGGTCCGTCCTTCGGCGGCATCAATCTGGAAGACATCAAGGCGCCGGACTGTTTCGTCATCGAAAGCCGTCTGCGCGAGCTGATGGATATTCCCGTATTCCATGACGATCAGCACGGCACAGCAATCATCGCCGCCGCCGGCCTTATCAATGCGCTGGAGCTGACCGGCCGCGATCTCAAGACCACTAAGCTCGTCTGCAATGGAGCGGGTGCTGCCGCTATCGCCTGCGTCGAACTCATCAAGTCGATGGGTTTTGCGCCTGAGAACATCATCCTCTGCGATACCAAGGGCGTCATCTATCAAGGGCGCACCGAAGGCATGAACCAGTGGAAGTCGGCGCATGCGGCAAAGACCGATACCCGGACGCTGGAAGAAGCGATGAAGGGCGCCGATGTGGTTTTCGGCCTGTCGCAAAAGGGCGCCTTCTCCGAAGAAATGATCGGCTCCATGGCCGACCGGCCGATCATCTTCGCCATGGCCAATCCCGATCCAGAAATCGCGCCGGAAGAAGTTGCCCGCATCCGTGATGACGCCATCATGGCGACCGGCCGTTCGGACTATCCGAACCAGGTCAACAACGTGCTGGGCTTTCCCTATATCTTCCGCGGCGCCCTCGATGTCCGCGCCTCGACCATCAATGATGCGATGAAGATTGCCGCTGTGAAGGCACTCGCCAGCCTTGCCCGTGAAGACGTGCCCGATGATGTTGCTGCTGCCTATCAGGGCAATCGTCCGCGCTTCGGCGCACAATACATCATTCCGGTTCCCTTCGATCCGCGCCTGATTTCAGCCATTCCGGCCGCTGTTGCCGAAGCGGCGATCGAAAGCGGTGTCGCCCGCAAGATCATCACCGACATGGCTGGCTACAAACGCGAGCTGTCGGCTCGCCGTGATCCGATCGCCTCCACACTCGCCAGCCTCTATGAGCGCGTGCGCCGCCATCCCAAGCGCGTGGTCTTCGCTGAGGCTGAAGAAGAGCAGGTGATGCGTGCCGCCATGTCTTACGCCAACCAGCAGCTTGGTACCGCGATCCTGCTCGGCCGCGAGGATCTGATCCGTGCAACGGCCGAACGTGCCGGTATCGACCTCAATCGTCCCGGCCTCGAGATCGTCAACGCCCGTATCTCGACCCGCGTCGAGGCCTATATCGACTATCTCTATGCCCGCCTGCAGCGGAAGGGCTACTTGCACCGCGACGCGCAGCGCCTGATCCACAATGACCGCAACCATTTCGCTGCCACCATGGTGGCGCTCGGCGATGCCGATGGCATGGTGACGGGCATCACCCGCAACTATTCGACGGCACTCGAAGATGTGCGCCGCTGCATCGACCATAAACCTGGCCATCGCGTGATCGGCGTATCCATTGCACTTTGCCGCGGCCGCACGGTCTTCGTCGCCGACACTGCGGTTCATGATATGCCGACGGCCGAGGAGCTTGCCGATATTGCCGAGGAGGCCGCAGGTCTCGCGCGCCGCATGGGCTACCAGCCGCGCGTCGCGTTGCTCGCCTATTCCACCTTCGGCCATCCGTCGGGCGAGCGTTCCGAGCGCGTGCGCGAAGCCGTAAAGATCCTCGACAGGCGCCGCGTCGATTTCGAATATGATGGCGAGATGGCCGCCGACGTTGCGCTGAACCGCAAGGTGATGGAACAATATCCCTTTTGCCGTCTCTCCGGTCCGGCCAACGTTCTCGTCATGCCGGCATTCCACTCGGCATCGATCTCGACGAAGATGCTGCAGGAACTCGGCGGCTCGACGGTCATCGGCCCCATCCTCGTTGGCCTCGATAAAGCGGTGCAGATCACCTCGATGGGCGCCAAGGACAGCGATATCGTCAACATGGCTGCGATTGCGGCCTATGCTGCCGGCTCTTGA
- the mutS gene encoding DNA mismatch repair protein MutS, with amino-acid sequence MNARIDSRNEAFSAAELATEESRASATPMMEQYIEIKANNPDSLLFYRMGDFYELFFEDALEASRALGITLTKRGQHMGQDIAMCGVPVHAADDYLQKLISLGYRVAVCEQVEDPAEAKKRGSKSVVKRDVVRLVTPGTITEEKLLSPSESNYLMTLSRIRGSSEPVLALSWIDISTGVFRLAETEASRLLADILRIDPRELIVPDTMFYDAELKSVFDVLGRTAVPQPAVLFDSATAETRIARYFEVSTLDGFGSFSRAELAAAAAAIAYVEKTQIAERPPLGRPERESGASTLFIDPATRANLELVRTLSGDRNGTLLKAIDRTTTGGGGRLLAERLMSPLTDPARVNERLDSIGFLMQEPSLCGDLRDALKHVPDMPRALSRLALDRGGPRDLWAIRQGLGAAAQIADLLGSAMLPEELGQARMGLQALPSELEALLAENLAEELPLLKRDGGFLRDGANADLDDVRALRDQSRRVIAGLQLQYAEETGIKSLKIKHNNILGYFIEVTAGNAGPMTDTAEAKARFIHRQTMANAMRFTTTELADLESRIANAADRALQIELEAFDRMMEATVTEAEAIKAGARALAVIDVAAGLALLAEEQAYCRPLVDGSKMFAIEGGRHPVVEQALRRQSIGPFVANNCDLSPVSDGKDGAIWLLTGPNMGGKSTFLRQNALIAILAQMGSFVPAASAHIGIVDRLFSRVGASDDLARGRSTFMVEMVETAAILNQATDRSLVILDEIGRGTATFDGLSIAWAAVEHLHEANRCRGLFATHFHELTVLSEKLARLSNATMRVKEWDGDVIFLHEVGPGAADRSYGIQVARLAGLPASVVARARDVLTRLEDADRKNPASQLIDDLPLFQVAVRREETSRGPSKVEEALKAMSLDDMTPREALDALYDLKKKMK; translated from the coding sequence GTGAACGCACGAATAGACAGCAGAAACGAAGCCTTCTCGGCAGCCGAGCTTGCGACTGAGGAAAGCCGCGCCTCGGCGACGCCGATGATGGAACAGTATATAGAGATCAAGGCGAACAATCCGGATTCGCTGCTCTTCTATCGCATGGGTGATTTTTACGAGCTGTTCTTCGAGGATGCGCTCGAGGCTTCACGCGCGCTCGGCATCACGCTCACCAAGCGCGGCCAGCACATGGGGCAGGACATTGCGATGTGCGGCGTGCCTGTGCATGCGGCCGACGACTACCTGCAGAAGCTGATTTCGCTCGGCTACCGCGTCGCCGTCTGCGAGCAGGTTGAAGATCCGGCAGAAGCCAAGAAACGCGGCTCGAAATCCGTCGTCAAGCGCGATGTCGTCCGTCTTGTCACGCCGGGCACCATTACCGAGGAGAAGCTGCTTTCGCCCTCGGAATCGAACTATCTGATGACGCTGTCGCGCATCCGCGGTTCTTCCGAGCCTGTGCTGGCGCTTTCCTGGATCGATATTTCCACCGGCGTCTTCCGGTTGGCGGAAACGGAAGCATCGCGACTGCTCGCCGATATCCTGCGCATCGATCCGCGCGAGCTCATCGTTCCCGATACGATGTTTTATGACGCCGAACTGAAATCGGTCTTCGATGTACTCGGCCGCACCGCCGTTCCGCAGCCGGCTGTGCTTTTCGACAGCGCGACGGCAGAAACGCGCATAGCACGCTATTTCGAGGTTTCGACGCTCGACGGCTTCGGAAGTTTTTCGCGCGCCGAACTGGCGGCCGCGGCGGCAGCCATCGCCTACGTGGAGAAGACGCAAATTGCCGAACGGCCGCCGCTCGGCAGACCGGAACGGGAGAGCGGCGCCTCGACGCTGTTCATCGATCCGGCCACCCGTGCCAATCTGGAACTTGTGCGCACACTCTCCGGTGATCGCAACGGCACGCTACTGAAGGCGATCGACCGCACGACCACTGGCGGTGGGGGGCGCCTGCTTGCCGAACGGCTGATGTCCCCGCTCACCGATCCCGCCCGCGTCAATGAGCGCCTGGATTCGATCGGCTTCCTCATGCAGGAACCATCGCTCTGCGGCGACCTGCGCGACGCGCTGAAACATGTACCCGACATGCCGCGGGCCCTCTCCCGCCTGGCGCTCGACCGTGGCGGTCCGCGGGATCTCTGGGCTATCAGGCAGGGGCTTGGTGCTGCGGCTCAGATCGCCGATCTGCTGGGAAGCGCGATGCTGCCGGAGGAGCTGGGACAGGCGCGCATGGGGCTGCAGGCTCTACCATCCGAACTCGAAGCTCTGCTTGCCGAAAACCTCGCGGAAGAACTGCCGCTTCTGAAACGCGATGGTGGCTTCCTGCGCGATGGTGCCAATGCCGACCTCGACGATGTCAGGGCGCTGCGCGACCAGTCGCGCCGGGTCATTGCAGGCCTGCAGCTGCAATATGCCGAAGAGACCGGCATCAAGTCGCTGAAGATCAAGCACAACAATATCCTCGGTTATTTCATCGAAGTCACCGCAGGCAATGCCGGGCCGATGACTGATACGGCCGAGGCGAAGGCTCGCTTCATCCACCGGCAGACGATGGCAAATGCCATGCGGTTCACCACGACGGAGCTTGCCGACCTCGAAAGCCGCATCGCCAACGCCGCCGACCGCGCGCTGCAAATCGAGCTTGAAGCTTTCGACCGGATGATGGAGGCGACTGTTACAGAGGCAGAAGCGATCAAGGCTGGTGCGCGAGCCCTTGCCGTCATCGATGTCGCAGCAGGTCTGGCACTGCTTGCGGAGGAACAGGCCTATTGCCGGCCGCTGGTCGATGGCTCGAAGATGTTTGCAATCGAGGGCGGGCGCCATCCCGTCGTCGAACAGGCACTGCGGCGCCAGTCCATTGGTCCTTTCGTCGCCAATAATTGCGATCTGTCGCCTGTCTCCGATGGCAAGGACGGCGCGATCTGGCTGCTGACCGGCCCAAATATGGGCGGTAAATCGACCTTCCTGCGCCAGAACGCGCTGATCGCCATTCTCGCCCAGATGGGTTCCTTCGTGCCGGCAGCGTCAGCGCATATCGGCATCGTCGACCGGCTGTTTTCGCGCGTCGGCGCCTCCGACGATCTGGCGCGCGGGCGTTCCACCTTCATGGTGGAGATGGTCGAGACGGCTGCAATCCTCAACCAGGCAACCGATCGTTCCCTCGTCATTCTCGACGAGATCGGCCGCGGTACCGCGACCTTCGACGGCCTTTCCATCGCCTGGGCCGCTGTCGAGCATCTGCACGAGGCCAATCGCTGCCGCGGGCTTTTCGCCACGCATTTCCATGAGCTGACCGTGCTTTCGGAAAAGCTTGCCCGGCTATCGAACGCGACGATGCGCGTGAAGGAGTGGGACGGCGATGTCATCTTCCTGCACGAGGTCGGTCCGGGTGCGGCCGACCGCTCCTACGGCATTCAGGTGGCGCGGCTTGCCGGCCTGCCGGCCTCTGTCGTGGCTCGGGCACGTGATGTGCTGACCCGGCTTGAAGATGCCGATCGCAAGAACCCGGCAAGCCAGCTGATCGATGACCTGCCACTTTTCCAGGTCGCGGTGCGCCGCGAGGAAACATCGCGCGGGCCTTCCAAGGTCGAAGAAGCCCTGAAGGCGATGAGCCTCGACGACATGACGCCACGCGAGGCGCTCGATGCGCTTTACGACCTTAAAAAGAAGATGAAATAG